In Planococcus sp. MB-3u-03, the DNA window TGCTGCGCTTTTATCAGTTCGCCAATTATTTCACCGACGTCCCGCATTTGAAAGGGAAGGTGAGGGAACGCAGATGGCTTAACCCGGTTTACCGGCTGATCAAGAGCAAGGCTTCGAATGCCCATTTGTATTTAGTGAGCCGGACGTTCATTCGTTCCGATGAATTGTTCTTTCTATGGGTTCGTTTGACGCTGATCATCCTGGTCGGCGCTTGGCTCATCCCGTTCCAAATCGCAATTGCTTTATTTGCTGGGGCATTGGCGTTCGCTTCAACGATCCAATTATGGCAAGGCTTGAATCAGTCTCAGCATTTCCGCATGGACCAATTATTCCCGCTTAGCACGCATAGCCGTGAAAAAGCGGTATGGAATTGGGTGCTCGCGGTCCAGATGATCCAGGCTGCAGCGGCATTGGTCTTGTTGCTAGCACTCGGACAGTTTGCGACAGCGCTACTTGTCGCGGCAGTCGTTGCAGTCGTTTCTGTTGTGACGCTTGCAGGAGCCAGAAGAAAGTCAGCACAGCTCAAAAAACGATAATAACCATAAAAGGGCTGGAGAAAATTTTCATTTTCTCCAGCCCTTTTGCTATGTCATTTATTCGTGGCAAGTGACTGCGGCTTTGCCAAGCGTTTTTGCGGCAATCAGCATCGCTTCTTCTTTAAAGTCGAATTTCGGGTGGTGGTGGGGATAGACTTCACCGTCCGGCATCGCGCCTGTGAAGAAGAATGTGCCCGGAATCTCTTCGAGGTAATAGGCGAAATCCTCGCCGCCCATTTGCGGCGGGCAATTGAAGACTTCCTCAACACCCGGCACATCTTCAGCAAGGTCTCTCAGGAATTCGGTTTCCTTTTCGTGAGTGACGACCGGCGGGTAGCCCCGATGGAATTTAAAGTCGATGTCGCTATTAGTCGCGATTGCAGTGCCTTTAGCAACGCGCTCCATTTCCTGCTCCATAAGGGTGCGCGTTTCTTCGGTGAAGGATCTGACTGTTCCGTTCAGTTTCGATTGGTCGGCAATGATATTGAACGGGTTCTCTGCAATGAATGATGCAATCGTCAAAACTGCGGACTCGAGCGGGTCCACACGGCGTGCGACAAGCTGCTGCAGGCTGGTCACGAGCTGTGCGCCTGTTACGACGGCATCGACAGTTTCGTGGGGCATCGCGCCGTGGCCGCCGCGCCCTTGGACAGTGATTTCAAAACGGTCCGCCGCTGCCATGATCGGGCCTGTCCGATAATCGATCCGCCCGAATGGCGTCGTCGACCAAAGATGGGTGCCGAAGATGACATCGACGCCGTCAAGCGCCCCGT includes these proteins:
- a CDS encoding M20 metallopeptidase family protein produces the protein MIEKIFAELDNAYPKMVEIRRHLHMNPEPSFHETKTAKYIRDFYEDLGVDIRHGVGGNGVIATIRGGQPGKTVALRADFDALPIQDQKETSYKSTVPNVVHACGHDGHTATLLVLGKILHGLRDELPGTYVLIHQHAEELAPGGAKPMIEDGALDGVDVIFGTHLWSTTPFGRIDYRTGPIMAAADRFEITVQGRGGHGAMPHETVDAVVTGAQLVTSLQQLVARRVDPLESAVLTIASFIAENPFNIIADQSKLNGTVRSFTEETRTLMEQEMERVAKGTAIATNSDIDFKFHRGYPPVVTHEKETEFLRDLAEDVPGVEEVFNCPPQMGGEDFAYYLEEIPGTFFFTGAMPDGEVYPHHHPKFDFKEEAMLIAAKTLGKAAVTCHE